A stretch of the Psychrilyobacter piezotolerans genome encodes the following:
- a CDS encoding single-stranded DNA-binding protein — MEAYLEVALKEIKQLKSGENFTLQELFKNYEWESLDIMKRTTLERMFLHAVESGEAQGIIILKKNQEGQQVYQKE; from the coding sequence ATGGAGGCTTATTTAGAAGTAGCTTTAAAAGAGATAAAACAGTTAAAATCAGGAGAAAATTTTACCTTACAGGAGTTATTTAAAAATTATGAGTGGGAAAGTTTAGATATTATGAAACGAACAACTTTAGAGAGGATGTTTCTGCATGCAGTAGAAAGCGGTGAAGCTCAGGGAATAATAATTCTAAAAAAAAATCAAGAGGGACAACAGGTTTATCAAAAGGAATAA
- a CDS encoding PadR family transcriptional regulator, giving the protein MKNKIPRKLLLGFMQIHILIQAKKEPFFGLWMIEELKNYGYQISPGTIYPLLTKMENENLLKKEVRLINGKNRNYYFITDEGIDVLTIAKEKAMVLFKELEEV; this is encoded by the coding sequence ATGAAAAATAAAATTCCTAGGAAACTTTTACTGGGGTTTATGCAGATACATATATTAATTCAGGCAAAAAAAGAACCTTTTTTTGGGCTTTGGATGATTGAAGAATTAAAAAACTATGGATATCAAATTAGTCCTGGCACTATCTATCCGCTTTTAACTAAAATGGAAAATGAAAATTTGTTAAAGAAAGAAGTAAGATTAATAAATGGTAAAAATAGAAATTATTATTTTATTACTGATGAAGGAATAGATGTTTTAACTATTGCAAAAGAAAAAGCAATGGTACTTTTTAAAGAATTAGAAGAGGTGTAA
- a CDS encoding L-lactate MFS transporter, with protein sequence MILKVKQRTIFIFLGVIIYMCLGSVYSWSIFRKPLEGLLNISSTESSLPYMTFLIFYALTMPLAGNFIEKYGPRNITLFGGAIVSLGWFLSSLANSIEMLTVTYGIIGGIGVGIVYGAPMAVSARWFPNKKGMAVGMTLSGFGLSPFVTAPISRLLIEHFGVFSSFRILSMAFLIIILIFALPLRFPDKEEEIEENISGNKDNSSDLPLMKVLKNRKFYILWICFAIGTFTGLMAIGISSPVAQEIIGLNPTMSAFSVALFAIFNGVGRPVFGVITDKIKFEKTAIISFGLIILASTIMLNSGEGNVIFYIISFSMFWFILGGWLAIAPTAVSNIFGAKNYARNYGFLFTAYGIGAVISSVTSGVIKDVFGSYIYVFYPTIGSAVIGILIVTLMLKEKKRVELK encoded by the coding sequence ATGATATTAAAAGTTAAGCAAAGAACAATCTTTATTTTTTTAGGGGTAATTATTTATATGTGTTTGGGGTCAGTATATTCCTGGAGTATTTTCAGAAAACCTCTGGAAGGACTTTTAAATATAAGTTCTACAGAGAGTTCCCTGCCATATATGACATTTTTAATTTTTTACGCACTAACAATGCCTCTTGCAGGGAATTTTATTGAAAAATATGGTCCGAGGAATATAACTTTATTTGGTGGAGCAATTGTCTCCCTGGGGTGGTTTTTATCTAGTTTGGCAAACAGCATTGAAATGCTTACAGTAACTTATGGAATTATTGGTGGTATAGGTGTAGGTATTGTTTATGGAGCTCCCATGGCTGTTTCTGCAAGATGGTTTCCGAACAAAAAAGGGATGGCAGTAGGTATGACACTTTCCGGGTTTGGATTGTCACCCTTTGTAACAGCACCGATATCCAGACTTCTAATTGAACATTTTGGAGTGTTTTCTTCTTTCAGAATCTTAAGTATGGCTTTTTTGATAATAATATTAATTTTTGCACTTCCTTTAAGATTTCCGGATAAAGAGGAAGAAATAGAAGAAAATATTTCTGGAAATAAAGACAATTCTTCGGATTTACCTTTAATGAAAGTACTGAAGAATAGAAAATTTTATATCTTATGGATATGTTTCGCTATAGGTACATTTACCGGTCTTATGGCAATTGGAATTTCCAGTCCTGTTGCACAGGAAATTATTGGACTTAATCCGACAATGAGTGCTTTTTCCGTTGCATTGTTTGCTATATTTAATGGGGTGGGGCGGCCTGTATTTGGTGTGATCACCGATAAAATTAAGTTTGAAAAAACTGCGATAATTTCTTTTGGTCTGATTATTCTGGCTTCCACAATAATGCTAAACTCAGGTGAAGGTAACGTTATATTTTATATCATATCATTTTCAATGTTCTGGTTTATATTAGGTGGTTGGCTTGCAATTGCTCCCACTGCCGTTTCTAATATTTTTGGAGCAAAAAATTATGCAAGAAATTATGGTTTCTTGTTTACAGCATATGGAATAGGAGCAGTGATTTCAAGTGTAACATCAGGTGTTATTAAAGATGTTTTTGGAAGTTATATATATGTTTTTTATCCTACAATAGGAAGTGCAGTTATAGGGATCTTGATAGTAACTTTAATGCTTAAAGAAAAAAAAAGAGTGGAATTAAAATAG
- a CDS encoding cyclic nucleotide-binding domain-containing protein: protein MSEDKLKKKIIELLPKTSLFGGVEKVDLDSFIETLSERSYIAGENIFEEGGSPGDSYLLLEGEVKLTVIGRRLFKIGPGRVFGIASPLGIQKQIVTATADTDIVLAVIPKMTLYLLEKENPRLFGKIILNEARDLARALKGMKEIILDYILMEEEGNL from the coding sequence ATGTCAGAAGATAAATTAAAAAAGAAGATTATTGAACTTCTTCCAAAGACATCTTTATTTGGAGGGGTAGAAAAAGTCGACCTTGATTCATTTATAGAGACCCTTTCAGAAAGAAGCTACATTGCCGGAGAAAATATATTTGAGGAGGGAGGATCACCGGGAGACTCCTACCTCCTCTTAGAGGGAGAGGTAAAGCTTACCGTTATTGGAAGAAGGTTATTTAAAATTGGCCCGGGAAGAGTTTTTGGGATAGCTTCTCCATTAGGGATCCAGAAACAGATTGTCACAGCAACTGCCGATACAGATATTGTTTTGGCAGTAATCCCCAAGATGACCCTCTACCTTTTGGAAAAGGAAAATCCCAGACTCTTTGGAAAGATAATACTTAATGAGGCAAGAGACCTGGCCAGAGCTCTCAAAGGGATGAAAGAGATAATCTTGGACTATATCCTCATGGAAGAGGAGGGGAATCTATAG
- a CDS encoding DUF896 domain-containing protein, whose translation MEMKDIIAKVNYYSALAKKRTLTDEETIERQKYRTLYLEQFKSQVKGHLDQVKVVDQNGNEVKLNKKVTKLS comes from the coding sequence GTGGAAATGAAAGACATAATAGCTAAGGTGAACTATTATTCAGCCCTGGCTAAGAAGAGAACGTTGACAGATGAGGAAACAATAGAAAGACAAAAATACAGGACTCTATACTTGGAACAGTTTAAATCCCAAGTCAAGGGACATTTAGACCAGGTAAAAGTTGTAGATCAAAATGGAAATGAAGTAAAATTAAATAAAAAAGTAACTAAATTAAGTTAG
- the asnS gene encoding asparagine--tRNA ligase, producing the protein MKKVTVKELIRNGEQFLDQEVQISGWVRKIRSQKSFGFIELNDGSFFNGIQVVFEDNLENFDEISRVSIATSMYVTGTFVKSEGKGQSYEIKATSVEVFQKADLDYPLQNKRHTFEYLRSIAHLRPRTNAFSAVFRVRSLVAYAIHKFFQDQEFVYVHTPIITGSDAEGAGEMFRVTTMDLDNVPKTDKGDIDYKEDFFGKETNLTVSGQLNVETYCAAFRNVYTFGPTFRAENSNTTRHASEFWMIEPEIAFAALEANMDLAEDMVKYIIKYVLENAPEEMEFFNKFVEKGLFDKLNNVLANDFARVTYTEAVDILLKSKKKFEFKVEWGIDLQSEHERFLAEEHFKKPVFVTDYPKDIKAFYMKLNEDGKTVRAMDLLAPGIGEIIGGSQREDNLEELERRMDEVNLPKEDYKFYTDLRKYGSFPHSGYGLGFERMIMYITGMTNIRDVISFPRTPKSAEF; encoded by the coding sequence ATGAAAAAAGTAACAGTTAAGGAACTTATCAGAAATGGTGAACAATTCTTAGATCAGGAAGTACAAATTTCTGGTTGGGTAAGAAAGATTAGGAGTCAAAAGAGTTTTGGATTCATAGAATTAAATGACGGTTCATTTTTTAACGGAATACAAGTGGTATTCGAGGATAATTTAGAGAACTTTGACGAAATAAGCAGAGTATCCATAGCTACGTCTATGTATGTAACTGGAACTTTTGTAAAATCAGAGGGAAAGGGGCAGAGCTACGAGATCAAGGCAACTTCTGTAGAAGTTTTCCAAAAAGCTGACTTGGACTATCCGTTACAAAATAAGAGACATACCTTTGAATATTTAAGATCAATAGCACATCTAAGACCTAGAACCAATGCTTTCTCAGCAGTATTTAGAGTGAGATCATTAGTTGCATATGCTATTCATAAATTTTTCCAAGACCAGGAGTTTGTATATGTACACACTCCAATCATAACTGGAAGTGACGCTGAAGGTGCAGGAGAGATGTTCAGAGTAACGACTATGGACTTAGATAATGTTCCTAAAACAGATAAGGGAGATATCGACTATAAGGAAGACTTCTTTGGGAAGGAAACTAACCTGACTGTAAGCGGACAATTAAATGTAGAAACTTATTGTGCTGCATTTAGAAATGTATATACATTTGGACCTACATTCAGGGCAGAAAACTCAAATACAACCAGACATGCATCTGAATTCTGGATGATAGAGCCTGAGATTGCTTTCGCAGCCTTGGAAGCTAACATGGATTTAGCCGAAGATATGGTAAAATATATCATCAAATATGTTCTGGAGAATGCTCCTGAAGAGATGGAGTTTTTCAATAAATTTGTAGAAAAAGGGTTGTTTGATAAATTAAACAATGTTTTAGCCAACGATTTTGCCAGAGTTACCTACACCGAGGCAGTAGATATTCTATTAAAATCAAAGAAAAAGTTTGAATTTAAGGTAGAATGGGGAATTGATTTACAATCGGAACATGAAAGATTCTTAGCGGAGGAGCACTTCAAAAAACCTGTTTTCGTAACAGACTATCCAAAGGATATCAAAGCTTTCTACATGAAACTTAACGAAGATGGAAAAACAGTAAGAGCCATGGATCTGTTAGCTCCTGGAATTGGAGAAATTATAGGCGGATCTCAAAGAGAGGACAACTTAGAAGAGTTAGAGAGAAGGATGGATGAAGTTAACCTTCCTAAGGAAGACTATAAGTTCTATACAGATCTTAGAAAATATGGTTCATTCCCTCATTCAGGGTACGGATTAGGTTTCGAAAGAATGATCATGTACATAACAGGGATGACAAACATCAGAGACGTAATTTCTTTCCCTAGAACTCCTAAGAGTGCAGAATTTTAA
- a CDS encoding TM2 domain-containing protein, producing MSMMQVSDKTRTLSLVFCIVGFLGIGGLHRFYVGKVWTGLLYLMTGGLFGIGTIVDLIKISTNTFTDALGYPVTKN from the coding sequence ATGAGTATGATGCAGGTAAGTGATAAAACACGAACTTTAAGTTTGGTATTTTGTATAGTTGGTTTTTTGGGGATAGGAGGACTGCATAGATTCTATGTGGGAAAGGTATGGACAGGTTTATTATATCTGATGACAGGGGGATTGTTTGGAATAGGAACCATAGTTGATCTGATAAAAATATCTACCAATACCTTTACCGATGCACTGGGATACCCGGTGACTAAAAATTAA
- the yjeM gene encoding glutamate/gamma-aminobutyrate family transporter YjeM: MKENNAKKMSLISLILMIFTSVFGFTNIPRSFYLMGYGAIPWYIISAVLFFIPYAFMMAEYGAAFKDEKGGIFSWMKRSVGLKYAFIGTFMWYASYVVWMVNISSSIWIVISTAVFGEDLTSRLHLFGLNSTQTLGLLGVCLITLITFTATKGLEKITKVTSIGGLAVTLLNLVLLFGSLLVLALNGGEFAQPIVANSFTASPNPAYGTPMMVASFMVFSIFAFGGIEAVGGLVDKTQNAEKTFPKGVTIAAIIIAVGYALGIFLFGIFTNWSAILSDPSVHMGNVAYVMMQNLGYQVGIALNLSEPVAISVGLWMSRYMGISMVLALVGAFFALCYSPLKQLIEGTPDEMWPEKVKVIKGGMPVNAMWYQCGIVAVFIVMISFGGEGASAFFSKLILMTNVAMTIPYLFLAVAFPFFKGKTEIDKPFEIYKTHRGAKIATFFIVASVGFANISTIIAPAVGGDLPSTLWMIGGPVFFTIIALAIYNRYEKVMEAKKKVKMA, encoded by the coding sequence ATGAAAGAGAACAACGCAAAAAAAATGTCATTAATATCACTTATATTAATGATATTCACATCGGTATTTGGGTTTACTAATATTCCTAGATCATTTTATCTAATGGGATATGGTGCCATACCTTGGTATATCATTTCAGCAGTTTTATTCTTCATACCTTATGCTTTCATGATGGCAGAATACGGTGCGGCATTTAAAGATGAAAAAGGCGGAATATTTTCTTGGATGAAAAGATCTGTAGGTCTGAAATATGCATTTATTGGTACATTTATGTGGTATGCTTCATATGTAGTTTGGATGGTAAATATCAGTTCATCTATCTGGATAGTAATATCAACAGCTGTATTTGGAGAAGATTTAACTTCTAGATTACATTTATTTGGATTAAATTCCACGCAGACATTGGGACTTTTAGGAGTCTGTTTAATAACGTTAATTACATTTACAGCGACTAAGGGATTGGAAAAGATAACTAAGGTAACATCTATAGGTGGTTTAGCTGTTACTCTTCTTAATTTAGTATTATTATTTGGTTCATTATTGGTGTTGGCATTAAATGGCGGAGAGTTTGCTCAGCCTATCGTTGCTAACTCATTTACTGCATCACCTAACCCTGCTTATGGAACACCTATGATGGTAGCTTCATTTATGGTATTTTCTATCTTTGCCTTCGGTGGAATAGAAGCTGTAGGCGGATTAGTTGACAAGACTCAAAATGCAGAAAAGACATTTCCTAAGGGAGTTACAATTGCAGCTATAATCATTGCCGTTGGATATGCTCTTGGAATCTTCTTATTCGGTATCTTCACTAACTGGAGTGCAATCTTATCGGATCCATCGGTTCATATGGGAAATGTAGCCTATGTAATGATGCAAAACCTGGGATACCAGGTAGGAATAGCACTTAATTTAAGTGAACCGGTTGCCATCAGTGTGGGGTTATGGATGTCTAGATATATGGGTATCTCAATGGTATTAGCATTGGTTGGAGCATTCTTTGCCTTGTGTTACTCTCCATTGAAGCAGTTAATTGAGGGAACACCGGATGAAATGTGGCCGGAAAAAGTAAAGGTAATCAAAGGTGGGATGCCGGTAAATGCAATGTGGTACCAATGCGGTATTGTAGCTGTATTCATCGTTATGATATCTTTTGGTGGAGAGGGAGCATCTGCATTTTTCTCTAAATTAATCCTTATGACAAATGTAGCTATGACTATCCCTTACTTATTCCTAGCTGTAGCATTTCCATTCTTTAAGGGGAAAACAGAGATAGACAAACCATTTGAAATCTATAAAACACATAGAGGTGCCAAGATAGCAACTTTCTTTATCGTTGCATCTGTCGGGTTTGCAAATATTTCAACAATTATAGCCCCGGCTGTAGGAGGAGACCTGCCTTCTACCCTATGGATGATAGGTGGACCGGTATTCTTTACAATTATAGCTTTAGCAATCTACAATAGATATGAAAAAGTTATGGAAGCAAAGAAAAAAGTCAAAATGGCATAA
- the queC gene encoding 7-cyano-7-deazaguanine synthase QueC — protein MKDRINKNSCVLVFSGGQDSTTLLFHAKKLYKEVIAISFNYGQKHSLELECAKELCRKNEVEHHILDMGLLNQLAPNALTRSDLEVEKGEVAEDEVPNTFVDGRNMIFLTFAGVFAKQRDINVIMTGVSQSDFSGYPDCRDVFIKSLNTTLNLAMDYTFVLETPLMWLDKAETWNMAYELGVLDIIKNETLTCYNGVVGNGCGDCPACALRKNGYLEFKEKFLKV, from the coding sequence ATGAAAGATAGAATTAATAAAAATAGTTGTGTTTTAGTTTTTAGCGGAGGACAGGATAGTACAACACTTTTATTCCATGCTAAAAAATTATACAAGGAAGTTATTGCAATTTCATTTAATTATGGTCAAAAACATAGTTTAGAATTGGAGTGTGCAAAAGAATTGTGCAGAAAAAATGAAGTAGAACATCACATATTAGATATGGGATTGTTGAATCAGTTAGCTCCAAATGCTCTTACAAGATCGGATTTAGAAGTAGAAAAAGGGGAAGTTGCAGAAGATGAAGTTCCAAATACATTTGTAGATGGAAGAAATATGATATTTTTGACTTTTGCAGGAGTTTTTGCCAAACAAAGGGATATCAATGTAATTATGACCGGGGTTTCCCAAAGTGATTTCAGCGGATATCCAGACTGCAGAGATGTGTTTATTAAATCTTTAAATACAACTTTAAACTTAGCTATGGATTACACATTTGTTTTAGAGACACCGCTTATGTGGTTGGATAAGGCTGAAACATGGAATATGGCCTATGAATTGGGAGTTTTGGACATTATAAAGAATGAAACTCTTACCTGCTATAATGGAGTTGTGGGAAATGGATGTGGAGATTGTCCAGCTTGTGCTTTGAGAAAAAACGGGTATTTGGAGTTTAAAGAAAAATTTTTAAAAGTTTAA
- the queE gene encoding putative 7-carboxy-7-deazaguanine synthase QueE — protein sequence MKHYNVVEKFISINGEGQRSGELAVFIRLAKCNLRCNYCDTMWANEENAPVTAMTKEDIYNYILDTKVKNITLTGGEPLLDREVKDLIEYIVKDKSLFLEIETNGSIDLNLFRSDAKNLSFTMDYKGPSSEMEKFMFIKNFETISHKDTVKFVVGDYNDLLKAKEIMEKYDLMNRCSVYFSSVYKKIELDEIVEFMKKFNLNGVRLQLQMHKFIWGNKQGV from the coding sequence ATGAAACATTATAATGTAGTTGAAAAATTTATAAGTATAAATGGAGAAGGGCAGAGATCGGGAGAGTTAGCCGTTTTTATCAGACTTGCAAAGTGTAATTTAAGATGTAATTATTGCGATACAATGTGGGCCAATGAAGAAAACGCCCCTGTAACAGCAATGACAAAGGAAGATATATATAACTATATTTTAGATACAAAAGTTAAAAATATAACTCTTACAGGTGGAGAGCCGCTTTTAGACAGAGAAGTTAAAGATTTGATAGAATATATAGTAAAGGATAAATCTTTATTCCTGGAAATCGAAACAAACGGGAGTATTGATTTAAACTTATTCAGGTCAGATGCAAAAAACTTATCCTTTACAATGGATTACAAAGGTCCTTCAAGTGAGATGGAAAAGTTTATGTTTATAAAAAACTTTGAAACAATATCCCATAAGGATACAGTAAAATTTGTTGTGGGAGACTACAACGATCTTCTAAAGGCTAAAGAAATCATGGAAAAATATGATCTTATGAACAGATGCAGCGTATATTTCAGTTCTGTGTATAAAAAAATAGAGCTGGATGAGATAGTGGAGTTTATGAAGAAATTCAACTTGAATGGAGTAAGGTTGCAGCTGCAGATGCATAAGTTTATCTGGGGTAATAAGCAGGGGGTATAA
- a CDS encoding 6-pyruvoyl trahydropterin synthase family protein — MYILKGEHSFDSAHFLAGYQGKCSNIHGHRWRVIAEICGGELKQEGQLRGMVVDFGDIKKDIKKMVDDHDHALIIEKGTMKEMTLNCLREEGFYIIEVDFRPTAEEFSRYFYEILEGKGYSVKRVTVYETPTNSATYEK, encoded by the coding sequence ATGTATATATTAAAGGGAGAACACAGTTTTGACAGCGCTCATTTCTTGGCAGGCTATCAGGGAAAGTGTTCAAACATTCATGGACATAGATGGAGAGTTATTGCAGAAATATGCGGTGGCGAACTAAAGCAAGAGGGGCAGCTGAGAGGAATGGTTGTGGATTTTGGAGATATAAAAAAAGATATAAAAAAAATGGTAGATGATCATGATCATGCATTAATAATAGAAAAAGGTACCATGAAAGAAATGACTTTAAATTGTCTGAGGGAAGAGGGCTTTTATATAATAGAGGTGGATTTCAGACCAACAGCTGAGGAATTTTCAAGATATTTTTATGAAATTTTAGAAGGAAAAGGGTATTCTGTAAAAAGAGTAACGGTATATGAAACTCCTACAAATTCAGCAACATATGAAAAATAA
- a CDS encoding acyl-CoA dehydratase activase — MNDITCKKIVGIDLGSREVKIIVTENKKIILRKKISTVSFYRDYCQYQDKIIVDLKKLGIEDVDLAVSTGYGRNNTDLSMFKPINEIKAHVYGALAQSGKKDFILLDIGGQDVKIVKIEKGLTTDLDLNDKCAASCGRYLENMANVLEVPLDSLSNYSKDPVKLNSTCAVFSESELIGKIAEGISLDRLAAGINYSMYSRLRPLLTKFRGNTLIVSGGVAKNRAIIEYLKSDYTEVKVLEDPQFNGAIGCCYYGENFI; from the coding sequence ATGAATGATATTACTTGTAAAAAAATAGTAGGAATAGACTTAGGCAGCAGAGAAGTAAAAATTATAGTCACGGAAAATAAAAAAATAATATTAAGAAAGAAGATAAGCACTGTATCTTTTTACAGGGATTATTGCCAATACCAGGATAAAATAATCGTAGATTTAAAAAAATTAGGAATAGAGGATGTAGATCTGGCTGTTTCCACAGGATATGGCCGGAATAATACCGATCTTAGTATGTTTAAACCTATCAATGAAATAAAAGCCCACGTATACGGAGCCTTAGCACAGTCAGGAAAAAAAGATTTTATTCTTTTAGATATCGGCGGGCAGGATGTAAAAATTGTAAAAATTGAAAAGGGGCTGACCACTGATTTAGATTTAAATGATAAGTGTGCAGCTTCCTGCGGAAGATATTTAGAGAATATGGCCAATGTTTTAGAGGTACCATTGGATTCACTGTCCAATTATTCTAAAGATCCTGTAAAACTTAATTCAACCTGTGCTGTTTTTTCAGAATCGGAATTAATCGGTAAGATTGCTGAAGGGATATCTTTAGACAGGTTAGCAGCAGGGATAAATTATTCTATGTATAGCAGATTACGTCCGCTCCTGACAAAATTCAGGGGAAATACTCTTATTGTCAGCGGGGGGGTAGCAAAAAATCGTGCTATTATAGAATATCTGAAATCAGATTATACAGAGGTAAAAGTACTGGAAGATCCGCAGTTTAACGGGGCTATTGGGTGCTGTTATTATGGAGAAAATTTTATATAA
- a CDS encoding 2-hydroxyacyl-CoA dehydratase family protein has product MKKIGLTTTVPLEVLLAAGYTPIDLNNIFVVSKDYGKYIEKAERDGFPKSMCAWIKGIYGACIENGIEEVLGVTEGDCSNTKTLLEIFKKNNIKIHSFGYPHSHSLDDIKNELDKLMKYMDVSYEEVEYQRNRLNLIREKAKHIDNLTLEGKATGFENHILQLCFSDFDGNVDRYSDFLDEKIEEINKRVTDKKELKLGYLGIPPMQGDLHDYVETLDGRFIYNEVQREFAFPRAMNSKNIYEQYYDYTYTYDIDFRLDDIKKQIKERQLDAVIHYTQAFCHRAVEDIILKQELNIPILTIEGDKSNALDARTKLRIEAFLDMLKDKKRSEKINE; this is encoded by the coding sequence ATGAAGAAAATAGGTTTAACAACTACCGTACCTTTGGAGGTACTTTTAGCAGCAGGATACACTCCCATAGATTTAAATAATATTTTTGTTGTATCTAAAGACTACGGAAAATATATAGAAAAAGCAGAACGTGACGGATTCCCTAAAAGTATGTGTGCCTGGATTAAAGGGATATACGGAGCCTGCATAGAAAATGGTATAGAAGAAGTTTTAGGTGTAACAGAGGGCGACTGCTCCAACACTAAAACACTTTTAGAAATATTTAAAAAAAATAATATAAAAATACATTCTTTCGGTTATCCTCATTCCCATTCTTTAGATGATATAAAAAATGAATTGGATAAACTTATGAAATATATGGATGTATCCTATGAAGAGGTAGAATACCAGAGGAACAGATTAAACCTAATAAGAGAGAAAGCTAAACATATAGATAACTTGACTCTGGAAGGAAAAGCAACAGGTTTTGAAAACCATATCCTTCAGCTCTGTTTCAGTGATTTTGACGGGAATGTAGATAGATACAGTGACTTTTTAGATGAAAAAATAGAAGAAATAAATAAAAGAGTTACAGATAAAAAAGAATTAAAGCTTGGATATCTGGGAATACCTCCTATGCAGGGTGATCTTCATGATTATGTTGAGACCTTAGACGGAAGGTTTATATATAATGAAGTGCAGAGAGAATTTGCTTTTCCAAGGGCCATGAATTCTAAAAATATATATGAACAGTATTATGATTATACATATACATATGATATAGATTTTAGGCTGGATGACATAAAAAAACAGATAAAAGAAAGGCAGTTAGATGCAGTTATTCACTATACCCAGGCATTTTGCCATCGTGCAGTTGAGGATATAATTTTAAAGCAGGAGTTAAATATACCTATATTAACCATCGAAGGGGATAAGTCCAATGCTTTGGATGCCAGAACCAAATTGAGGATAGAAGCTTTTCTGGATATGTTAAAAGATAAAAAGAGATCGGAGAAAATTAATGAATGA